The Apium graveolens cultivar Ventura chromosome 10, ASM990537v1, whole genome shotgun sequence nucleotide sequence TACTATATTATTACGCAAAAGTATATAGCAAATATACACAACCCAGAAAAGTAAGACTATAATAACTATGAGTAAGACTGCTATAACAAATTGAAGGGATTGAACAAGACTGAGAAGTTCCCCCTTCTCCAGTTCCTGAAAAAGTCTTGTCATCTTGtttattcaaaaaaattcaaaactaCTTCTTGCTCTAAAAATGCATAAAGACTTGTCAGAAATCGCCAGCCGGTTGGGCCAAGAAAGGCATGGGACTTGTTGGGCATTAAGGGCGATCCATCGGCCCCTTTTGAAAGACTTCTTTGTCTATCTCTTCTCTATATGATATTTATTCTAGACTAGATGGGACCAGATCTATCACTCAAAAGCAACACAACCCTAAATGCGATCTCCCACGCCTGGCAATGATACCATTAGTGGTAAGGAGTGAGCATGTGGCAAATACCCAAACTTGTGCTTGACTAAGCCTCACCAATATGGAAGATAACTTGTTCTCCCATAGGAAGGCACTTGGGTTTCGACCAAGTCATCTCTCGCGGTAACAGTGATGAGTTGTTGAGCGAAAGACGTTAGGTGATAGTCACCATATAGAGATAGAGATGTTGTTAATACCTCTAAGAGAGTCTTGCCTCCCGTATTACTCCATAGAGCAGTGAGGAGCATGCTGTGGAACCAACCAAGATGTATGTCATCCGACCCGACCTCAGACTCCGACCTATTTTACTTTACTCTCTGGCCACAGTTATTTAGGTGGTATCCCGAGATTTAAGAGATTTAATTCCTCCCGGGAACACATGAAACAAAGATATGAACTAGGTAAATAGAAATTGAAAAGAGATGTTTCCAATTCATCAAAATGAGAAGTTTTTTCTACATCCATATGATCTACTAAAGTGAAAGTAGATCGGTATTGCCCATATAATAAAAGCAGATCTTGGTCCATGGAGTCCCAAGAAGGTAAGAACTCCAACCTGTCTGATGCTTCTTCGGCCAAATACGATATACAAGTGGGACCTGCACTATGAGCAAGATGTGCGAAAAACCGCTTCTTTTTTCCGGTTCCGAAACAACTTGGGCGAAATAGGGTTCTACCGGGAAACCATGGATTTTTGAGTTTTCGCCATTGGTTACTGGTTGAGCCGCTGGAATGGAATGAGATAAGAATCTCTGGAGATCTTTCCTCTCCACTTACTCGTAACAGGCTTTCCCTCTGCCAGAAGAATTGTGTGAAATAAGTAAATTTATCCAGTTGAGGCATCTTTCTTTCGAACAAAGTATTCCCTCCAGACAGAAAGAGAGTCCTTCCTGTACGAGTAGTGAAGAAGTCTAGAGAACTTTTATTGGTTTTTGACCAACGGAAAGCATGGGAGAAGGATGTACAAACGTTGGGTTTTCCAACGAACCTAAGCACCCTTTTTCTTTATCATTCGGAAGAGctctttttttaataaaaaatgcGGCATCTCTTCTCTTATGCAATTTATGACTCCGGCAGTAAGTTAGCCGGAATAAGAGGTTTCGGCGTATCGGGGCTGCTAGGCTACTTTCTTTATTCTCTTATGAGATTGAAAGTTTTTCGGTAATTAATTCATCTGCACACCGGTTATTCCACATCACCAGTCAAGGAAGAAGGGAAGGCTTATTCAATAGCTGCTGATTACGTCGTTCTTTCAAAAAGTATATTCTCTGAATTCCTATTCCTACTCCGCCTCCTTCTCTTTACACTCACTCTCGTCAAGGGAGAGGAAGATGAATATGAATAGTTAACCACTAGCTCCAGTCCCAGTACCCCATCTCTCATTCCCGGCATTCCTTCATCAAACCTTCTTGCAAAGATAAAGAAAGTACCAGATGAAATAGCAATTGTCCTTTCCTCCCCCCTTAGACCTATCCGAAAGAGGAAAGAAAAAAGATCCCCTCACGAGATGGGATGGCATGACCCTCTTTGGACGGTTCCTCCTTTACTTTAAGGATAGTACCTAGCAAGGCATATTAAAGGCACCAGCTCTTTCCCACAAACTGAGACTCTTCTTCTATGTCACTTCCGGTTCTCAAGCAGCAGATTCTGGGCATTCATTTGTAGCTGTTCCTATTTGTAGCTAATGCGCCGGTGTTCCTGCAGCCGGAGAAAGGTAACGGCGTCCCGTTTTAGTAACAGGCTTTACGGACAAGACAGGAGGAGAAAGCTCATCCTTGCCGATTGTAGTTTATGGCCTTCCTGGTAAATAAGAAGTGAAAGTAGCAAATGCAGCCAAGGGAGCTAATGAGCTCGTAGCTTGTATTCCTGTAGCTAAAGTTGCTCAAGTAGCCTCCTTAACAGAGTAGACCTCGTTTTCAGCTACTGTTGTGGAAAGGAGTTTAGAGAGAGAACCCGTTCTACAGCACATTCCTGTCTTATTCTTCTTGGTTGAGAATACGTGATTGGTCAAACAATGGCTTGTTATTGACTTCTTTGGGCGATGATAACCGCGTACATTACATAAAGTTGAATCCAACCTCCTTAGAAAGGAAGATGCCAATTTTACTAGTGCTTTCTCTCATTGCTGTGTCTGAAAAGGGATATGGAAATATCGATCTTATGTCCCTGTGTTTAAAAGATCTCGTATTTTCTCGGTTACTAGTGAATCCCTTCCTAAACAGAGAGGAAAAGGTAGCAGTTTTCGTCTTGCTACTTTTCAAACAGATCTGAACCGAGATCTCGAAAGTCGCTATTGCAGCTCGGAGCTCTTGCAGTTAAGGAGCTAAAGACCCTGTGGGCTTTCTAAAGAGAGGAGGAAGTTTACTTGCTATTGTAGTTAAGGAGCTAAGAAGCTCAAGTTACTTCGTAACCTGTTGTTTGTAGCTGTTGTACTTTCTTGTAGCTAAGAAGTTAAGGAGCTATTTCTTGTTCCTGCGGTTTCAAGGAGACAGGAGAAGCTATGTCCCATTGTAGTAGATAGCCCTCTCTTATAACTAAGGAGTTAAAGAGCTAGAGCAGCTGTTGTTAAAGCGGCTAGGAGCGAAAAAAACTCGACCAAAAGTATTAATCGGTAGATTCTTATGACCTAGGGGTTGCAAGTCAGCTGCTCACTCTCTCTTTCTTCGAATTAAATGTCTTAAGCAACATGTAGCAAAGATCTATTTTAGATTCAATGTGGGACCTGAAAATGAAAACAGAAGCTATAGTTGAACGATCTACTTTTCTATCCTGTGGGCCGGAAATAAAGAAGGTCTCTTCTTTATAGAATAGAAAGTAGCCTGGCCTGGTCTGTCTCTCAATCTCAGTCTGTCCAGCCAAGGACTTCCCTCTGTAAGAGTCGAGCTTTCCCCCCCATACACTACTTTTTAAGCATATGGGAGACCCAAAGCCATATCTACTGCCTACTCAATATCTCATCTCCCCTCTTTGGCTTATGATATAGAGCTGGTTTCTTTGATACTGCTCCTTTACCTTTCAATGAAAGCTCTAGGCAAGTGAGTATACCTATAAATGGGATACGAACGATCTATCTCAACTAGTTATGGTAGTTAGTGAATGCGGGAGACAAGCGTTAGCCCAAAAGCGTTAGCTTGTATCCGCGAATGAACGATAGAAGAAAGAGTGTATAGAATGCAATGTTGTTAGGTAGTTTCGGAAGCTCTTCCTGCAGAAGGAAGGTAGGAGGCATACCCGGGCCTTACCGAGGAAAGTGCTTGCTTTGTTAGATAGATGTGCGTTGCGTCTGAGGGTATTCGATATAAGAATCGTTTCATCTATGGCGACCATAGGAATTGAATTGATTCTCTCGGGAATGGATCTTAGCACCCTTGATTCTAAATTATAAGGAGCTATCCCTTGCCTTTGTAGATAGATACAAGGATTCGATGATATCGGAGGACCGGTTTCACGAAAGAAAAGCGTTTTATAGTTCTGTGTGACAGTGTTCTTTATACTTTTTTAAAACAACGGTTCAACGCTCATTGACAGGGTTCAAAGAAAGGGTGGGAAAGTCAGGAAGAAACAGATGTAGAAATAGAAACATCTTCCAAAACGAAGGGGACTAAACAGGAACAAGAGGGATCCACCGAAGAAGTAAGGAAATGAGTGGCAACATCTCGATCCTAGAAAGCAAAACTTTCGCCCGCTCAACACGTACTTCACCACACCTCTTGGCTTACGGGCAATCTACCTTTCAGTTACTTTGTACGAGACGGCAGCGGCTGGCTTACTTTCCTCTGCTCTTACTCCCGCGCTCGGGAAAAAAGGAGCTACTGACACTGACTACTCTCTGCTATCTTTTATATTACGCCATTAAGGAAGCAAACTCTTAGTATCGGATTGAGAGCTGTGGTTCGGGATCTCCTGCTACAAAAACTACTTCAGTCTAATGCGCCTACCCTGGGTCATGAGCTGCCTTAAGGCATGCCCTTACCCCTAATCCTAAGCCATTACTCCACCACGAACAGCGGAGCAAGCTCTCACTGGAAGGATCGGAACACACAACAGTAGCCCAGGCTTAGGGCGCATGATCTCATTGCAGGGCTTGGCCGCTCATGCTCATCTTGATAAGAAGACTAGACTCCGCTGGGGTGATAGCTATCTTAGGTTTAAGTTGTGTGCTTTCAGCAAGTAGGTGACGCGAATCTATGCTTTCTATGTTCAATCGGATACCAATTTAATTGCTTGGATGCGTTTGAAAGACTCGAGATTACTTGCAGAAAAAAGCTTTCGAGGGTTGTCTTGTGTCTCCGTAGCAAATGGTCCATTTTTTGATGGGCGAACGACGGGAATTGAACCCGCGCATGGTGGATTCATAATCCACTGCCTTGATCCACTTGACTACATCTGCCCCTACCCCCGCACAGGTTTAAGTCTTTATCTATGATCAGATCCTTTCTGAACTCCCGCTATCAAAGATAAGCTTTTTCCTATACTATAGTTGCAAGTCTATTGTTGTGTTTCGGAATTAGAggaaacaaagcttcaacaagTAGAAGCTTCTTGGCAAAGCTTCAAAGAGGTTGGGTTGTTCACTTCATTGATTTGACTTCACTTTACTTAAGATTAAAGAGAGGGGTCGGGCGGGCAGTGAAGGCTCATTTAGTACACAGCGAGCAAGCAGCAAGCACCTACTCCGATCAAAATGAAAAGCAGCAAGCAGAACTTGAAGAAGCGAGCCTCTATCAGAGAAAGCCGTTGCTCTAATGCCTCGTTACGTCGTATACTTCACTCGCTCGTTAGCACCCTTTCTTCAGCTGGCTTCGCCCTATCTATTCATCTCTTTTTTCAAATGGATATTTAGGGATCTCTCTTGTTCATAGATCTTGAAACCAGAGAAATATCCATTTCTCAATAGATCTTTCTATCGATAGAAAGATATAGATCTCTATATGTATATATCCCCATATCTAAATATGGAAGAATCCACACTGAAAGGGTGTAACCAACGGAAGGTTCTCACCCTGTCCACGACATTGTTCTCCGACGATGTCCCCTAGGCGAAAGGTAGTTTGTAGAGGAGCGGCTGTGAAACGGCGATTCCCCCCTTTCCATTGAAGTAGGGAGGGCCTCCTTCCCCACCATTTCGGCCTATTATTGATAGGGATTTTACCGATGCTGAAGGTAGCTTGCTTACCAAGCCACCCAGCTAGTCGCTAGAAAGAAGCGTGAAGCTGTCTACGAAGCTTTGCTTCTCCCCCTGTAGTCGTAATACTCGGCTCGTCGCTACTTTGATTCAAAACAAAAGGTAACCGGGGGTTCCCGACTTTATCCGGTTTCCGCAACCGTCACCATTTGTCATTCCGATTACTTCATCCataaaccttattttattaaaaaaaagagCGGTACGCTCTAAAAAAGGTAAAGGATAAGCTTGCATTCTAGAAGCGGTAGCTTCCCGCCTCCTTCATTCCTACTGCCTCCGTCGGCGAGAAGTTCCCTTCCCTTTTTTAAAATGCCTGATTGGTCTGCTCAGCAAGCGTACAAAGTGGACCGCAGTTTGGCTGACCCTCTTCTTCTTATTCGGGTTGGGTTGACCCAGAAGTACAGTAAAAAGGAATGGAACCACTGGAGAGTCGTCTGAAGTTCACACACACTTTGGGCAAAGACGACTGACTTTAGAAGCGGAACACGAACCTATTTCCGCTATTCTGGGTTCTTATTGAGCGTAGCGAAATCATATGATAAAGACAGTGAAGTTTCTATGGTGTTCTGCCTTTGCGTAGTCTCGGTCCACAGTGGAAGGCTCCGCACCTGAGCCTCGTTAGACTCAGCGGAAGTGTAAGGTGTAAGTGAAGAGAATAGAAGAGATGAAGTCCGTCCCTTAGCCTAGTCTATATCCACAGCTGACGCAACTCCGTACCGACGTCTCACTACtacttaattttaattaattattaattaacgACAAAACTATTTCATAACCTGAGCTTTCCTTAACCAGCTGACCTTACTTCGTAACCTTAGCCCCTTTCTTTCTAGTTCGACTAAGTGACTTCGTAACCTCAACGTACTTTTTTCTTACTGTAGCATAGGCCTTCGCCACTTCAAACGGGCGCTTCGCCCCCCCTGTTTTTTATTAGAAAGAACGGGGCCTTAATTATTCAGGGGGCATGAAAAAAAGGATCTGCGGGCTTTATGATTGGAGAAAGAGAGGGGGCGTGGTTGGTGTGTCACTGGGTCGGTGGGGGAACCCGTAGGAAGGGGGGACGACCCGCCGAATTCACATCAGAAATCGCCAACATGAACACAAACGAAATCTTTAATTGCGTATAGAAACAAAACGAACCACTTCTATTCTCGGAGCTGAGAGAATGGCTTTTTGGTCCCTTTCGTCCAGTGGTTAGGACATCGTCTTTTCATGTCGAAGACACGGGTTCGATTCCCGTAAGGGATAGGTACTCATTCCCGGCCGCTTTCAGTTAGTGTTCATTGCTGAGTGATCGCCTGCTATCTGGCTTGAAAGGGTGGTCCGGAAGCTTCCTCTCTCCCAGCAAGCAAGACGAGATCACCACTTCTCTCAGTAATGGACTTCCTTGAATTATTCCTTAGCCTTAGATGTCCTTTCATAGATTCTCGAACCTCCGACAGACAGAATCTCCATGCATGTGTTCTTTCTCTCCTCCCCTCGGCCATACATCTCTTTTGTTACCCCCTTTTTCCTTTTTTGTTAGGCATTGAACCCCACCTTAGGTGCTGAGTGCTGTTCTCCCCTCCCTAAGACCTAAAAAGAGTTCCGTCTATGGAGCCTAAAGCTTCAACCATGGCAGTAAGTAGTAAGCTGGCACCTAGTCTCTCGCCCAGCCTTCGCCTTCTTCAGTGGCCAAGTTGAAGCGTTCAACGGTTCTTCGGCCTACCACCTCAAGGTTGAGCTTGTTTAATTGAAGCTAATGCTATGTTGCTGCCCTTCCCTTGTTCAAGATAAAGCAAGGACTTTCTTTTAGCTACCGGACCAAACAAAAGAAAGAGATTAGCCTCTTGATACTTTAGGGACCTATCTTTACTGGGTTTTTCGACATGAGGTACTAGAGAAAGAGAAAAAGAGCACGAGATAGATGAGATTGACTAGTTGGCTATCGGCAACTTACGGGCTCATCACTCCTCTCTGCTACCTCATGTTACCGGATGCCTAGCTCTAGAGATATCCTGATCTTACTACCAAAGGACTTAACAGACCGACTCTTTTCCTACTTattttctttatcattcttttttagaaaaaaaaaaagaaatcgCCTTTCTTTGATCTAATCTATTAGTGCGTTCTTTTATCTTAGCGTTAGTTGGTATGCTTCTCAGAGTACAATCTTTTTCGATCTTAGAGGGACTAGGGGCAACTTCTGCTATCTTTTCTTCCATTTTTAGTAAAGAATTCCATGCTCATACAGTTGAATCAATAAGGAGATGCAGCTGGTGAAATGGATCAAAGAAGAACGGGAGGCCTCCTCTCCAAGCTCTGCTCCGATCCGATCTACCACGGCTCCTTTTATACTAGGGCTTAACGGCGCCTAGCCTATGGAGCGTCAACCCGATCCTAGGGGTTGACCAGTTCTTCTCTTTTAACTAAgaccctttttattgttattgaaATATTGAAAGAAAAGTGCCCTAGAAGGAGCTCCGGAGCCTGAGGTTTTATCGACTTCTTTATTCTATTATGGCAGAGAGTTTTAGAAGATTCACCATCTTAGCAAGGATTGTCCTCATTATCCAGGACAGATTAACCAAGGAGTTCTGTGTAGGAGCATACCTGTGTAAGGCGGAGAACTGTTGTTCATTGGAGTGCCGGAGTGCGGGGGTTGTTAACCGAAGTTTGGGTGATCGCCTTCGCTGCCTTGTTGGTAATCATATTGCTAACTGGTACCAAGTCCTTCCTATGGCGGAATTCGCTTATAATAGTTCAGTAAGTCGAACTATAGGTCGCAGCCCCTGTTCCCTTTCCAGATTTTGACCTCTTTCTGAAGGAAGAAGGGACAGCCCTAACACTTTCCTTCAGATGGAGGAACAACATACTTATATCGAGAAGGCAGACCATATTTCAGATTTATGGGGCTTTCTTATCTGGAAAGATCTGGATTTTATCACATCTGTACTATGTTCTGTAAGGCAGTGAGTCGTTATTCTTATGTGTTTGTTGTTCGTCCTTCACGCACAGTTCCGGTATATTGCTATATGAACCTGCTGATGTATTGTAGCCTGCTACAAATTTCTTTTTGGTACCGGCATGCCGATAATTGCTTTGGCTTTTGCAGGTCGACTTCGATTTATCTTCTGCTGACAATGAACCCGAGTAGCTTACCTGACGAAGCACCAAACCTCCTCCCGGCTTTCTACGCTTTTGCAGATGAAGACGAAAAGAAAGAGAATAGCAGGCAGTGCACCTTTGCCTTCGGTCAGCATACTCCAAGGTGAGTAACAAATAGTTATTCCCAACCTCCATTATTATAGCTTTGAAGCCTATAGCTCTAGTACCAGTACCAGACCGGTTTTCTAAGTGGGATATTTTGAGTAGAATAGCCCTATAGAGCCTATTTTGCTGGGAGCGGAAGTAGGGGTTGTTGCACAGTTCTTGTGATTGCGCTTCCCCCCATGATGGGATTTCCCTGGCTAGTCTAGATGTTCCTGCTCTTTCGATTGCGGATTCGAGAACAACTGATGCCATACTTCCACTAATTCCGTCTATTCGACACCGACACAGGCTAAAAAAGGAACCTAATGCCTCAGATGTCAAAGAAATGGATGCTTCCTGCTTTCAGTAAAGTGAGGCACTACAGGTATTGGATTCCGCTTGAACTAATGAACCAGGAGTTGTTCCCAGTGAAAAGGAATTTAAAGAATTGAACTAAAAAAGCAGAATCAATAGGGGGCCATCCCCATACCATAGGAAGTTGCTTCTTGGAATGCCGTCGTTCAAGCACAGGCTGACCACTGATTCAATCTTCAAACCAAAAGCCAGATCTTGCTACTATAAAGCCGAAGGAGCACACAAAGCAAATGAAGGGACTCACCAAGCAACAACTACGTTGTTTGTGTAGGCGGAATCGAGTTTCAAATCATAAGATGACGAAGTGACTGCACCAACGAATCAAGCTGAACACATCTTTGATCCAGTCTACGAACTGAAAGCTAAATCTTGCAAAACAAGCACGCAACGCCCGGATCTGCAAGAATGGCTATGTAGGTAAGGGAATCAGCACTATGATCGCTTTGAGTTCTGCTCGAAGTTTGTATGCTTACGTACGACTTGCTATTCGGCTGTAGATCGGGTTCTGGGGTCTTCCCTCAAACTCCCCGAGTGGTATTTCGTAATGTAAAGCTAGTCTAAAGTAAATGGCTATTTAGAAGCTGGAAAGTATGATATTCCAATGTGGATGAGCCAAAGAAGGGTGCTCGGCTAAAAGCTTCAAAGAAAGAAGCTCGGCTAAGCAGCAGAGGGGGTTCCAACATCAGAAAGAGAATCAAAATCTAGTTCGGAATCAGAAATGCGGTAACCCTCAATCGGGGAATCACCTGAGATATAATCACCTCGATCGACTAAGACAGAAGAAAGAGGGCTTCTTGCTTTAACCAGTCCTGGAAAGACTAGACGGATAGTAGGGTAAGACTGGGTAACTCATAACGAGTAGCCAGGGCATTTTATAACTAGTGAGGAAAGATCGAATATTGGCTTCGGAAACGAGCTTGCTCGCTCAAAAGAATTGGGAGCGGGTTTAATAACAGAGAGAAGCTTTACAAAGTGGGTAGGTTCCTAGCTCAACAGAGGAAGGATCAAAAACATAAGATATAGTTCCCAAGGCTTTACTTAAAGGTTTTTGAGGTACTTACTCAAGTATGGGAGGGAAGATGACTCTATACAAACTAAGACGGAGAGGGGATACCCCCCCAATACCTCAGGGAGGGGGGGAAGATGTTAAGTTGCCAGTTTCGATCGAAGGAATAGGGGACAGGGTGCTCGACCAACTAATCAGTATTGGGGAGAACTAAGATAGCTATTCACTAAAGGTAGATTACTTTCAAGCTACTCGGCTAACTAGGGTCGGAGTGGAATGAAGACTCTCCTCTCAGAGTTTCACTGTGAACTGACTTACCCCTGGACTTCTTTCTTTCCCTCACATTTACCTCACATCAAGGAGAGCATTCTTCAAGACATTCGAGAAGCATCAAGGATTCTTTGTTCTTTGGAAGGGAATCCACTTATCCTCCTGCCGAAGACTGAAGAGTAAACCCTTGCATTCTAAGGATGAACAAGGTTAGTAATAGGCTCGACTGCAAGGAGAGAAGGAAGCAGCTTGACTTGAACGACTATCAGGGCACCTACTGAACTAGATGCAACTCAAAAGAAAGGCTGCACATAAAAAGAAAAGGGGAGATGGTGTCCCAGGTAATGACATGGATATGGTAAGTCAGAATGGCCAGGATGGTAAGGCGCGGCATTCCCCCACACCTAGTGGGGGAATTTGCTCGCTAAAATAACTGTAGCTGCTCTGCCGTACCGACTGGTTATTTATCATCTTTTATGAGTGAAACAACGAGCTCTATGACTATTTGTATTGTATTTTAGCCGAAGGCCTTTTGACTATTATAGTCTCTCGCCTGGACTCTTCTCACGAATTGGATTCGAACCAATATGCTCCTTTCGGCGCGACTTCTCCGTTTAGTCGATCGTGAGTGGGTCTGTCGTCCTCCTCATTATAGTCCTCCTAGAATCAATAGCATTTCGTCGGAATACATCCTGTCTTTTCACCTTAGTAGTCCTATGCATAGTCAGTACTATAGCCCCAATCATGGCTACTAATAAAATCAGACTAGGAACCAAAAACCAGACGGAATAGTAAGTATAATTAAATTGCCCAATGTTTCCAAATTAGTCCAACTTCGTACCTTTCCGGCATAAACCATATATCTCAGAGAGGTCGTATTTCTTTGGGTTGGTAGTAATGGAATGCTTTTATTATCTAAAATGAAGAACATTTCCCACCAAAAGATCAGTCCAATAATACCACTCACTGGTAAATAGCGCAATACTTCTTCGTGAATCTCCGCTATTTGAATATGGAACATCATAACAACGAATAGGAATGAAACGGCTATAGCTCCTATATAAACTAATGGGAAGATTATAGCGAAAAAGTCGAGACCTAACAAAAGAAGTAAACCTGAAGTGTTGCGAAAGACTGGGATGGAAAACGAAACGGAATGTACCGGATTTTTAGCACGTACAACCATCAAAGCAGAGACCAAAGCAAGGCTCGACAAAACTGAAAGTGTCATAGTACGTCGTCCTTCCCTGAAATGGAACTTTCACGCTGGAGCATGAAAGTCAATCTATTACGACCAGCGCGGTTGTTCGTATTTTATTTGATTCTTCCAGGCCAAGTCCTTCAAGCACTCACTCAGTTACTTACGAATTCTCAACAAAGACCCTCACCCAAAAACCGAAGCTTCTTTGGCAAGCAAGTAGACCTTTCTCTGAGCCGGGGTAGCAAAGCTCTTCGTATCATTGGCAGGTCTCATAGGCTATCCGTTTATCTTTCAGAAGAGCGCCTATATTTGAGCTAAGTACATTATActtgtacttatactctgaagGCGCCTCGTCTAAGAAAGAGAGGTCATCTCTTAGAATTTGATGAAATTGTTTCAGGTTGGTAAGACCATGATCGGGATTCTCTAAGCCGTAGTCTAAGAAAACTTCTTTTCTGAAATTGAAGGCATCATAGGGTTTTTCTAGGTTCAGGGGCGAATCGCTAAAGGTCGAAGTCAACGGCATTTTAAAATCAGACTGAACCCGCCCATCTCATCTGGAAGAAAGAGTTGATACTGGGTCAACTATGGCAGTGACTGAGGGGGACTTGTTCTGTGATAAACAAATGACTCCAAACAAGAACCTCAGGGCGGCCAATCCTAAGATAAGAAAAAGGGGTGAACCTGAGAAGAGCAGTAAGAGTAAGCGTTCAGGTGCTGGTGCTATGACCTTAATTAAAGTTAAAGTAAAGGTGGAAGATCCTCTCCTGGTTCTAACCACCCTGAATGAAGAGTGGGCGAAcaaaaggaagaacatatcagaAATGTTTAATTATAAGAAAGAGGGGGGAGAGGGAACAAGCTCTTCGAAACGGATACCTATCTCTTTGAATCAAACCTTTACAGGATGCTCGCTTCCATTTAGTGCCATGTTTTGTTACCTGACCACTGTTCTTCTGACCTCAAAGGAAAAGAAGCATACTTGAAGGGCCCATAGAGAATAGCCCCTACGGACACCATCTATCAATCGTTCCATCTCTGTTTTCCCCAAAAGGAAGAATCTTTCTTTTCCATTTTCTATAGATCGGCATTATGTACTATACTACAGTAAGATAGAAAGCTGGCCGAAGACCCTTTTCTTGTAGGAGCTGCATGGATGACTGGAAAGCGGTAAGGTAAAGAAGACCTTTGCCACCTGAGAGCCCGCAATTAGATTCTTTTATTTAGAGTAGGATTCCCGATTCAACTCCGAAAAAGATGCGACTTCCCATCCTGGGCTTTATCC carries:
- the LOC141688790 gene encoding putative mitochondrial protein ymf1, whose translation is MPQLDKFTYFTQFFWQRESLLRVSGEERSPEILISFHSSGSTSNQWRKLKNPWFPGRTLFRPSCFGTGKKKRFFAHLAHSAGPTCISYLAEEASDRLEFLPSWDSMDQDLLLLYGQYRSTFTLVDHMDVEKTSHFDELETSLFNFYLPSSYLCFMCSREELNLLNLGIPPK